A single Candidatus Syntrophosphaera sp. DNA region contains:
- a CDS encoding 50S ribosomal protein L19 — protein sequence MDILHTVGRDQIRTDFPDFRAGDTVKVHYKIKEGGKERVQVFQG from the coding sequence ATGGATATTCTGCACACAGTTGGCAGAGACCAAATCAGAACCGACTTTCCCGACTTTCGCGCAGGCGACACGGTGAAGGTCCATTATAAAATTAAGGAAGGTGGCAAGGAACGCGTTCAGGTGTTCCAGGG